One window from the genome of Candidatus Didemnitutus sp. encodes:
- a CDS encoding peptidylprolyl isomerase — protein sequence MMRRLLFVFACAALSLGAQEKSPAATAAASAAAPALPDGLYAEFTTPHGAFVAELFYRKTPMTVASFVGRAETGIAAREGQPFFSGLTWYRVVPNFVIQSGDPIRSAMKPDAKPTDADDAAGHPFPFPDEIAPGLHHEAAGILSMANGGPDTNSSEFFITLRDTNRLNYLHSVFGRVVRGVELLPQIKQDEGFTVKILRVGAAARAFKADQIAFAGYIDAAKKYAAAREPGPTAHFDDPDKVLPAEPPRAVYFNYKLANFERFTGRKIYARVFAKSPTEAEDAQPGAYMSALAKKLGTDRDGVLAVYFADEKDWRIWFGDEAVATFLGRKPTAADLAPDGPLHNAKMAFIDAAVARGDAFAKQVIAEGRPVNDAQHIKLTVDEILDGLIYLFEPKSK from the coding sequence ATGATGCGACGACTTCTGTTCGTGTTCGCGTGCGCCGCCCTATCGCTCGGCGCTCAGGAAAAATCTCCCGCGGCGACCGCCGCTGCGTCAGCCGCCGCGCCCGCGCTGCCCGACGGCCTCTACGCCGAGTTCACGACGCCGCACGGCGCATTCGTGGCCGAGTTGTTTTATCGAAAAACACCGATGACGGTCGCGTCGTTCGTCGGCCGCGCCGAGACCGGCATCGCGGCGCGCGAGGGCCAACCGTTCTTCAGCGGCCTGACTTGGTATCGCGTCGTGCCGAACTTCGTCATCCAGAGCGGCGACCCCATCCGCAGCGCGATGAAGCCCGACGCCAAACCCACCGACGCCGACGACGCGGCCGGCCACCCGTTTCCCTTCCCCGACGAAATCGCGCCGGGCCTGCACCACGAAGCCGCCGGCATTCTCTCGATGGCCAACGGCGGCCCCGACACGAACAGCAGCGAGTTCTTCATCACCCTCCGCGATACGAACCGCCTGAACTACCTGCACAGCGTCTTCGGGCGCGTGGTGCGCGGCGTGGAGCTGCTCCCGCAGATCAAGCAGGACGAAGGTTTCACGGTCAAAATCCTCCGCGTCGGCGCGGCCGCGCGGGCCTTCAAGGCCGACCAGATCGCCTTCGCCGGCTACATCGACGCCGCGAAGAAATACGCCGCCGCCCGCGAGCCGGGCCCGACGGCGCACTTCGACGATCCCGACAAGGTGCTGCCCGCCGAGCCGCCGCGCGCCGTGTATTTCAACTACAAGCTCGCCAACTTCGAGCGCTTCACCGGCCGGAAGATCTACGCCCGTGTCTTCGCCAAATCCCCGACCGAAGCCGAGGACGCCCAGCCCGGCGCCTACATGAGCGCGCTCGCCAAGAAACTCGGCACCGATCGCGACGGCGTGCTCGCCGTGTATTTCGCCGACGAGAAGGACTGGCGCATCTGGTTCGGCGACGAGGCCGTCGCGACCTTCCTCGGCCGCAAGCCCACCGCCGCGGACCTCGCGCCCGACGGCCCGCTGCATAACGCGAAGATGGCGTTCATCGACGCCGCCGTCGCGCGCGGCGACGCCTTCGCCAAACAAGTCATCGCCGAGGGCCGCCCCGTGAACGACGCGCAACACATCAAACTCACCGTCGACGAAATCCTCGACGGCCTGATCTATCTCTTCGAGCCGAAATCCAAGTAA
- a CDS encoding DUF3225 domain-containing protein — protein sequence MSFTIRPLLFGLLLLNCAPARAATEAHVAADIRATLMAQVEAWNTGDVAKFMEFYLKSDALRFASGGSITYGWRTTLERYQKHYPDKATMGTLAFTLHEIEVLTPDTALVFGKWELTRAQDKPWGLFTLVMKKTADGWRVASDHTSSAAKS from the coding sequence ATGTCGTTCACGATTCGTCCCCTTCTCTTCGGACTCCTGCTGCTGAACTGCGCCCCGGCGCGCGCCGCCACCGAGGCGCATGTCGCCGCCGACATCCGCGCCACTCTCATGGCGCAGGTCGAAGCCTGGAATACGGGCGACGTGGCCAAGTTCATGGAATTCTACCTCAAGAGCGACGCGCTGCGCTTTGCTTCCGGTGGCTCCATCACCTATGGTTGGCGCACCACGCTCGAGCGCTACCAGAAACATTACCCGGACAAAGCCACGATGGGCACGCTGGCCTTCACGCTGCACGAGATCGAGGTGCTCACGCCCGACACCGCACTCGTCTTCGGCAAGTGGGAGCTCACACGCGCACAGGACAAGCCATGGGGCCTCTTCACGCTCGTGATGAAAAAAACTGCCGACGGCTGGCGCGTCGCCTCCGATCACACATCGAGCGCGGCAAAATCCTGA
- a CDS encoding amidohydrolase, giving the protein MSLPRSSLLALALCAPLAAFAGPELKDAVTARVNAEYPSLEVIYRDLHTHPELSFVEKRTAGIAAEQLRAAGFTVTENVGNTGVVAVLQNGPGPTLAIRADMDALPIKEATGLPYASQVTMADVAGKQQPAMHACGHDTHVTTLIGTARTMAALKAHWSGTLVFFVQPAEEIGGGARAMLKDGLFTKFPRPDNVIAFHVGGDSPAGQVATLEGPSYANVDSIDILVRGIGGHGARPHSTRDPIVLASEIVLALQTIVSRELKPGTPAVITVGAIHGGTKRNIIPAEVRLELTLRSYSDEVAAHLLASIKRIAENTARAAGMPDDLLPVITVEQTRTPFTFNDPALTRRLTGVFAQWFPAEQLGTAEAGTYGEDFAEYGRTQPRIPISIFWVGGSDPKVLADAAAKGQLAPSNHSAFWAPLPEPTIKTAITAMSAAALDLLRKK; this is encoded by the coding sequence ATGTCGCTCCCCCGCTCTTCCCTCCTCGCCCTCGCTCTCTGCGCTCCGTTGGCCGCGTTCGCCGGCCCGGAACTCAAAGACGCCGTCACCGCCCGGGTGAACGCCGAGTATCCCTCGCTCGAAGTCATCTACCGCGACCTGCACACGCACCCGGAACTTTCGTTCGTCGAGAAGCGCACCGCCGGCATCGCCGCCGAGCAGCTGCGCGCGGCCGGTTTCACCGTCACCGAAAACGTCGGCAACACCGGCGTCGTCGCCGTCCTGCAAAACGGCCCCGGCCCCACGCTGGCCATCCGTGCCGACATGGATGCGCTGCCGATCAAGGAGGCGACCGGCCTGCCCTACGCGAGCCAGGTCACGATGGCGGACGTCGCCGGCAAGCAGCAGCCCGCCATGCACGCGTGCGGCCACGACACACACGTCACCACGCTCATCGGCACCGCGCGCACGATGGCGGCGCTGAAAGCTCACTGGTCCGGCACGCTCGTGTTCTTCGTCCAACCCGCCGAGGAAATCGGCGGCGGCGCGCGCGCGATGTTGAAGGACGGCCTGTTCACGAAATTTCCGCGGCCGGACAACGTAATTGCATTCCACGTCGGCGGCGACTCGCCCGCCGGCCAGGTCGCCACGCTCGAAGGTCCGAGCTACGCCAACGTCGACTCGATCGACATCCTCGTGCGTGGCATCGGCGGTCACGGCGCGCGCCCGCATTCGACGCGCGACCCGATCGTGCTCGCCTCGGAAATCGTCCTCGCGCTCCAGACCATCGTCAGCCGCGAGCTGAAGCCCGGCACGCCGGCCGTGATCACCGTCGGCGCCATCCACGGCGGCACGAAGCGCAACATCATCCCCGCCGAGGTGCGGCTCGAACTCACGCTCCGCAGCTACAGCGACGAAGTGGCCGCACACCTGCTCGCCTCGATCAAGCGCATCGCGGAAAACACCGCCCGCGCCGCCGGCATGCCCGACGACCTGTTGCCGGTCATCACGGTCGAGCAGACGCGCACACCCTTCACGTTCAACGACCCCGCGCTCACGCGCCGCCTGACCGGCGTGTTCGCGCAATGGTTCCCCGCCGAGCAGCTCGGCACCGCGGAGGCCGGCACCTATGGCGAGGATTTCGCCGAATACGGCCGCACCCAACCGCGCATCCCGATCTCGATCTTCTGGGTCGGCGGCAGCGACCCGAAGGTCCTCGCCGACGCGGCGGCGAAAGGTCAGCTCGCGCCGTCGAACCACAGCGCCTTCTGGGCGCCGCTCCCCGAGCCGACGATCAAGACCGCCATCACCGCGATGAGCGCCGCCGCGCTGGACTTGCTGCGTAAGAAATGA
- a CDS encoding PDZ domain-containing protein, with translation MTALHLSRRLARLALAVTVSIGAQAADRHERDMQRARSMFPRVWAKIQAESYDPTFGGVNTTELERTATSQLENTKSLAETYAVIAQAVVNLNDSHTRFFPPLRPVRIEYGVSFDVVGKNVYVGAVKPGSDAAKQGLQAGERVLSVNGMPAFRDSLSLIQYSILTLNPQTGLRLQLARADGAIRELTFAAEVKTLPRNLDLAGGDFLRLMLKQEEREAQLTSKFVDLAPKVLWWQLSTFSLPEEVERGLRKSANYDHVIIDLRRNRGGLESEMLDAIGACLGKGRHPIGKIQERTKETPLQASSRFNIPGKLYVLIDGNSASASEVFARALQLAGRATVLGDLSAGKVNRSRTHVLTLGDGANLVVFAVQVTEGQITMSDGQILEKNGVTPDVWLVPSPKDLAAGDDPVLATAAKMAGVTLSKQQAGEITRKHRPQLFD, from the coding sequence ATGACCGCCCTCCATCTCTCCCGACGACTGGCGCGGCTGGCGCTCGCCGTCACCGTCTCCATCGGTGCCCAAGCTGCAGACCGCCATGAGCGCGACATGCAACGCGCGCGCTCCATGTTCCCTCGCGTGTGGGCCAAGATCCAGGCCGAGAGTTATGATCCCACCTTCGGCGGCGTGAATACCACTGAACTGGAACGCACTGCCACCAGCCAGCTGGAGAATACCAAATCCCTCGCGGAAACCTATGCGGTGATCGCGCAAGCCGTCGTAAATCTCAACGACTCGCACACCCGCTTCTTTCCCCCGCTCCGCCCAGTGCGCATCGAATACGGCGTCTCCTTCGATGTCGTCGGCAAAAACGTCTACGTCGGCGCCGTAAAGCCCGGCAGCGATGCCGCCAAGCAAGGCCTCCAAGCCGGCGAGCGCGTGTTGAGCGTCAATGGCATGCCCGCTTTCCGCGACAGCCTCAGTCTCATCCAATATTCCATCCTCACCCTCAACCCGCAAACCGGGCTACGTCTACAGCTGGCGCGGGCCGACGGTGCGATCCGTGAGCTGACTTTTGCTGCGGAGGTCAAAACTCTGCCCCGGAATCTCGACCTCGCCGGCGGCGATTTTCTGCGCCTGATGCTCAAGCAAGAAGAACGCGAGGCTCAGCTCACCAGCAAGTTCGTGGACCTCGCACCGAAGGTGCTTTGGTGGCAGCTCTCGACGTTCAGTCTCCCAGAGGAAGTGGAACGAGGACTCCGCAAGTCCGCGAACTATGACCATGTGATCATCGACCTGCGTCGCAATCGCGGCGGACTCGAGAGCGAGATGCTCGATGCCATCGGAGCCTGTCTGGGAAAAGGTCGCCACCCCATCGGCAAAATCCAAGAACGCACCAAGGAGACGCCGCTACAGGCGAGCAGCCGATTCAATATCCCGGGCAAACTCTATGTGCTGATCGACGGCAATTCCGCCTCCGCTTCCGAGGTTTTCGCTCGCGCACTCCAGCTTGCCGGTCGCGCGACGGTGCTTGGTGATCTCTCCGCCGGGAAGGTCAACCGCTCGCGCACGCACGTGCTGACGCTCGGCGATGGTGCCAATCTCGTGGTGTTCGCCGTGCAAGTCACGGAAGGCCAGATCACGATGAGTGACGGCCAGATCTTGGAGAAAAACGGCGTCACACCCGACGTCTGGCTTGTGCCTTCCCCCAAGGATCTAGCCGCCGGCGACGATCCCGTGCTCGCCACTGCGGCCAAGATGGCCGGCGTCACGCTCAGCAAACAACAAGCGGGGGAGATTACGCGCAAACATCGCCCTCAGCTATTCGACTGA
- a CDS encoding Glu/Leu/Phe/Val dehydrogenase, whose translation MQNFRLPSRLVAEAVKGEAIEQRFKIARNEFGPECIYRIHDPADDATWGFVAVDNLVRGRGLGGVRLAPDVTVDEVYGLAAAMTMKSSAAMLPLGGAKSGLRVEPRYFADKPEEKRALVAMFAEALWGIPDYIPGPDMGTNETDMQTIYEVFAQKNGAANHGRGGVGRPPAKGGFPLDEWAITAHGLFAAAIASEKHIPDFRIKDSSVVIQGFGNVGAPIAEKLASLGARIVGASDINAGLYNPAGLDVPQLLALRRSPAGLAGYTGPVKHRFDGEHLDRMMEMPCTILVPAARPHAIHPDNAPHIHTRIVLQGANNPADLVSEYFLQHRRGIVCLTDFIANSGGVIAAFIEAKADVDAEFRARVMAEDGKGRAFIEKVVTRIITENIDEMFARRASHRAKDITWREIAHEMARDRLRPAADGKLKVLPELL comes from the coding sequence ATGCAAAACTTCCGTCTGCCCAGCCGCCTCGTCGCCGAGGCCGTGAAGGGCGAAGCCATCGAGCAACGCTTCAAGATCGCCCGCAACGAATTCGGGCCCGAGTGCATCTACCGCATTCACGACCCCGCCGACGACGCGACGTGGGGTTTCGTGGCGGTCGATAATCTCGTGCGCGGACGCGGTCTCGGCGGCGTGCGTCTCGCGCCCGACGTGACCGTCGACGAGGTCTACGGCCTCGCCGCCGCGATGACGATGAAGAGCTCCGCCGCCATGCTGCCGCTCGGCGGCGCGAAGAGCGGCCTGCGCGTGGAGCCGCGCTACTTCGCCGACAAGCCCGAGGAGAAACGCGCGCTCGTGGCCATGTTTGCCGAGGCGCTGTGGGGCATCCCCGACTACATCCCCGGTCCCGACATGGGCACGAACGAGACCGACATGCAGACGATCTACGAGGTCTTCGCGCAGAAGAACGGCGCGGCCAACCACGGCCGCGGCGGCGTCGGCCGTCCGCCCGCGAAGGGCGGCTTCCCGCTCGACGAGTGGGCCATCACCGCACACGGCCTCTTCGCCGCCGCCATCGCGTCGGAGAAACACATCCCGGATTTCCGCATCAAGGACTCGAGCGTGGTGATCCAAGGCTTCGGCAACGTCGGCGCGCCCATCGCGGAGAAACTCGCGTCGCTCGGCGCGCGCATCGTCGGCGCCTCCGACATCAACGCCGGCCTCTACAATCCGGCCGGGCTCGACGTCCCGCAGCTGCTCGCGCTCCGCCGGAGCCCCGCCGGCCTCGCCGGCTACACCGGCCCGGTGAAACACCGTTTCGACGGCGAGCATCTCGACCGCATGATGGAGATGCCCTGCACGATCCTCGTGCCCGCCGCGCGCCCGCACGCGATCCACCCGGACAACGCGCCGCACATCCACACGCGCATCGTGCTGCAGGGCGCGAACAACCCGGCCGACCTCGTCAGCGAGTATTTCCTGCAACACCGTCGCGGCATCGTGTGCCTGACGGACTTCATCGCGAACTCCGGCGGTGTGATCGCCGCCTTCATCGAGGCCAAGGCCGACGTCGACGCGGAGTTTCGCGCGCGCGTCATGGCCGAGGACGGCAAGGGCCGCGCGTTCATCGAGAAGGTCGTCACGCGCATCATCACGGAGAACATCGACGAGATGTTCGCGCGTCGCGCCTCGCACCGCGCGAAGGACATCACGTGGCGCGAGATCGCGCACGAGATGGCCCGCGACCGCCTGCGCCCCGCCGCCGACGGGAAACTCAAAGTGTTGCCCGAGTTGCTCTGA
- a CDS encoding response regulator transcription factor, producing the protein MTKPSICLLHVDDDSLWQTTIAGAVAGMPEIRVFETVTSAAAALDRVPVLRPDVVLLDVVLPDGDGLAVARALGALETPPRIVLLSVRRDDVVLQAAGSPPIAALLWKTGDVLEKLPEAIRIVAAGGKYHPPEVREALRKFRADPQAYFKILSDRELELLPRFGEGMSDEEVARFFNLSIHTVKSHRQNILTKLGLHSTARLIHWAIMRGFVRPPSDGWVVREDGEKGYDASRSDGGE; encoded by the coding sequence GTGACGAAACCTTCCATTTGCCTGCTCCATGTTGACGACGATTCCCTCTGGCAAACGACCATCGCCGGCGCGGTGGCCGGGATGCCCGAGATCCGGGTGTTCGAGACGGTAACCAGTGCCGCCGCCGCGCTCGACCGGGTGCCCGTGCTGCGACCCGACGTCGTGCTTCTCGATGTGGTGCTGCCGGACGGCGATGGGTTGGCGGTGGCGCGGGCGCTCGGCGCGCTGGAAACGCCGCCGCGCATCGTGTTGCTCTCGGTGCGGCGCGACGACGTGGTGCTGCAAGCCGCCGGCAGTCCGCCCATCGCGGCGCTGCTGTGGAAGACGGGCGATGTGCTGGAAAAATTGCCCGAAGCGATCCGCATCGTCGCCGCCGGCGGCAAATACCATCCGCCCGAGGTGCGCGAGGCGTTGCGGAAATTCCGCGCGGACCCGCAGGCGTATTTCAAGATCCTCTCCGATCGCGAACTGGAGCTGCTGCCGCGCTTCGGCGAGGGCATGTCGGACGAGGAAGTGGCGCGGTTTTTCAACCTCAGCATCCACACGGTGAAGTCGCACCGGCAAAACATCCTCACGAAACTGGGCCTGCATAGCACGGCGCGCCTGATCCACTGGGCGATCATGCGCGGCTTCGTCCGCCCGCCGAGCGACGGCTGGGTCGTGCGCGAGGACGGCGAGAAGGGATACGATGCTTCGCGCAGCGACGGTGGAGAGTGA